One window from the genome of Mugil cephalus isolate CIBA_MC_2020 chromosome 23, CIBA_Mcephalus_1.1, whole genome shotgun sequence encodes:
- the gckr gene encoding glucokinase regulatory protein isoform X3 has protein sequence MLQACDSQMFQEEAGETYQRLFSGGVVGTLVEVSKRVELILKDPQDSLVVLSGCGTSGRLAFLVASGFNRALRKLNHSSVYSYIIAGGDRALFSSQEAPEDDPRLGALSLKKACEGKRRVLFVGISCGLSAPFVAGQLDFCLRHPEVYTPVLVGFNPAHQARDEPIPGCTFTFRSVVQRMQELAKSQKAFIINPAVGPEAISGSSRMKGGSATKILLEVVLSAAHAAAFSRAPVAVDGLLQHTRSYERTVDVTYSQSEGIAALVEAAGRSLRCGGRVCYLGWGSLAVLGLIDASECNPTFGADFGDVQGFISGGYDELNNSEGPLTSLGPQFAISHEDFLDLVLPCLTDKDTVLLIYTHLDDVGKVSTLARRVREKTPNLHAVYHESDGDAASATQQYDISNLCLSTLKITWPQGGPVSESLLQMQWELSTKLVLNAVSTGAHVLKGKIYQNHMIDVQVTNSKLYRRAARLLQRLSGRPESQCEEALLKSLYQVDKLTTDVTSCDVTGHTQVARGRTTVVPVALLCLLTGCSLVEAESHLRQQPIVREAVEVWLS, from the exons ATGCTACAGGCCTGTGACAGCCAGATGTTTCaagaggaggcaggagaaaCCTACCAG AGGCTTTTCAGTGGCGGAGTGGTGGGAACGTTAGTGGAGGTTTCTAAGAGGGTGGAGCTCATTCTGAAG GATCCCCAGGACAGCCTCGTCGTGCTGAGTGGTTGTGGCACTTCTGGTCGACTGGCTTTCCTCGTCGCG tcTGGCTTCAACAGAGCGCTAAGGAAGCTGAACCACAGCTCGGTCTACTCGTACATTATTGCAGGAGGAGACAG AGCTCTGTTTTCCTCTCAAGAGGCTCCTGAAGACGACCCCAGACTGGGCGCGCTCAGTCTGAAGAAG GCCTGCGAGGGAAAGAGGCGAGTCTTGTTCGTCGGCATTTCCTGTGGTTTATCC GCTCCGTTTGTGGCCGGACAGCTGGATTTCTGCCTGCGGCACCCTGAGGTCTACACTCCCGTCCTGGTCGGCTTCAACCCTGCACATCAGGCCAG GGATGAGCCCATACCCGGCTGCACGTTCACATTTCGCAGCGTGGTGCAGAGGATGCAAGAGCTCGCCAAAAGCCAAAAGGCCTTCATCATCAACCCAGCAGTTGGG ccAGAAGCCATCAGCGGCTCCTCCAGGATGAAAGGAGGCAGCGCCACGAAGATTCTCCTGGAAGTCGTCCTGTCTGCCGCTCACGCCGCCGCCTTCTCTCGCGCGCCCGTCGCAGTCGA TGGTCTTCTGCAGCACACGAGATCATACGAAAGGACCGTGGACGTCACATACTCTCAGAGCGAAGGGATAGCTGCTCTGGTGGAGGCAGCAGGACGGAG TCTGCGGTGCGGAGGCCGTGTGTGTTACCTGGGATGGGGCTCCTTAGCCGTTCTGGGCCTCATTGACGCCAGCGAGTGTAACCCGACGTTTGGAGCAG ACTTTGGAGATGTTCAAGGCTTCATCAGCGGAGGATACGATGAGCTGAACAATAGTGAAGGTCCATTGACGTCTCTG GGTCCTCAGTTTGCCATCTCACATGAGGACTTTCTAGATCTGGTCCTACCCTGTCTCACCGACAAGGACACCGTTCTACTGATCTACACGCACCTTG ACGATGTCGGTAAAGTGTCAACGCTGGCAcgcagagtgagagaaaagacaCCGAACCTCCATGCTGTTTATCACGAGTCTGATGGAGACGCTGCATCTGCTACGCAACaa TATGACATCAGTAACCTGTGTCTATCCACACTGAAGATCACTTGGCCTCAAGGAGGCCCTGTTTCAGAGAGCTTGCTACAGATG CAGTGGGAGCTGTCCACTAAGCTGGTGCTGAACGCTGTCAGCACCGGAGCTCACGTCTTAAAGGGGAAGATTTACCAGAACCACATGATCGACGTGCAGGTCACCAACAGCAAGCTCTACCGCAGGGCCGCACGTTTACTGCAG AGGCTGTCTGGTCGTCCGGAGTCCCAATGTGAGGAAGCTCTTCTGAAGTCTCTCTACCAAGTGGACAAGCTGACAACGGACGTTACATCCTGTGACGTAACCGGACACACACAAGTTGCCAGAGGCAGGACCACG GTGGTCCCCGTGGCTTTGCTCTGCTTGCTGACTGGTTGCTCTCTTGTGGAGGCGGAGTCTCACTTGAGGCAGCAGCCAATCGTCAGGGAGGCTGTGGAGGTGTGGCTGTCATAG
- the gckr gene encoding glucokinase regulatory protein isoform X2, whose translation MAGSDWTCSSSAMREWESPDYEPSLPVSEKSNPSTKDIDRASAGGIVKMLQACDSQMFQEEAGETYQRLFSGGVVGTLVEVSKRVELILKDPQDSLVVLSGCGTSGRLAFLVASGFNRALRKLNHSSVYSYIIAGGDRALFSSQEAPEDDPRLGALSLKKACEGKRRVLFVGISCGLSAPFVAGQLDFCLRHPEVYTPVLVGFNPAHQARDEPIPGCTFTFRSVVQRMQELAKSQKAFIINPAVGPEAISGSSRMKGGSATKILLEVVLSAAHAAAFSRAPVAVDGLLQHTRSYERTVDVTYSQSEGIAALVEAAGRSLRCGGRVCYLGWGSLAVLGLIDASECNPTFGADFGDVQGFISGGYDELNNSEGPLTSLGPQFAISHEDFLDLVLPCLTDKDTVLLIYTHLDDVGKVSTLARRVREKTPNLHAVYHESDGDAASATQQYDISNLCLSTLKITWPQGGPVSESLLQMWELSTKLVLNAVSTGAHVLKGKIYQNHMIDVQVTNSKLYRRAARLLQRLSGRPESQCEEALLKSLYQVDKLTTDVTSCDVTGHTQVARGRTTVVPVALLCLLTGCSLVEAESHLRQQPIVREAVEVWLS comes from the exons ATGGCAGGATCCGACTGGACGTGTAGTTCTTCCGCTATGCGTGAATGGGAG TCTCCAGATTACGAGCCTTCGCTTCCCGTTTCTGAGAAGTCGAACCCCTCGACGAAAGACATCGACCGAGCTTCAGCCGGGGGCATCGTGAAGATGCTACAGGCCTGTGACAGCCAGATGTTTCaagaggaggcaggagaaaCCTACCAG AGGCTTTTCAGTGGCGGAGTGGTGGGAACGTTAGTGGAGGTTTCTAAGAGGGTGGAGCTCATTCTGAAG GATCCCCAGGACAGCCTCGTCGTGCTGAGTGGTTGTGGCACTTCTGGTCGACTGGCTTTCCTCGTCGCG tcTGGCTTCAACAGAGCGCTAAGGAAGCTGAACCACAGCTCGGTCTACTCGTACATTATTGCAGGAGGAGACAG AGCTCTGTTTTCCTCTCAAGAGGCTCCTGAAGACGACCCCAGACTGGGCGCGCTCAGTCTGAAGAAG GCCTGCGAGGGAAAGAGGCGAGTCTTGTTCGTCGGCATTTCCTGTGGTTTATCC GCTCCGTTTGTGGCCGGACAGCTGGATTTCTGCCTGCGGCACCCTGAGGTCTACACTCCCGTCCTGGTCGGCTTCAACCCTGCACATCAGGCCAG GGATGAGCCCATACCCGGCTGCACGTTCACATTTCGCAGCGTGGTGCAGAGGATGCAAGAGCTCGCCAAAAGCCAAAAGGCCTTCATCATCAACCCAGCAGTTGGG ccAGAAGCCATCAGCGGCTCCTCCAGGATGAAAGGAGGCAGCGCCACGAAGATTCTCCTGGAAGTCGTCCTGTCTGCCGCTCACGCCGCCGCCTTCTCTCGCGCGCCCGTCGCAGTCGA TGGTCTTCTGCAGCACACGAGATCATACGAAAGGACCGTGGACGTCACATACTCTCAGAGCGAAGGGATAGCTGCTCTGGTGGAGGCAGCAGGACGGAG TCTGCGGTGCGGAGGCCGTGTGTGTTACCTGGGATGGGGCTCCTTAGCCGTTCTGGGCCTCATTGACGCCAGCGAGTGTAACCCGACGTTTGGAGCAG ACTTTGGAGATGTTCAAGGCTTCATCAGCGGAGGATACGATGAGCTGAACAATAGTGAAGGTCCATTGACGTCTCTG GGTCCTCAGTTTGCCATCTCACATGAGGACTTTCTAGATCTGGTCCTACCCTGTCTCACCGACAAGGACACCGTTCTACTGATCTACACGCACCTTG ACGATGTCGGTAAAGTGTCAACGCTGGCAcgcagagtgagagaaaagacaCCGAACCTCCATGCTGTTTATCACGAGTCTGATGGAGACGCTGCATCTGCTACGCAACaa TATGACATCAGTAACCTGTGTCTATCCACACTGAAGATCACTTGGCCTCAAGGAGGCCCTGTTTCAGAGAGCTTGCTACAGATG TGGGAGCTGTCCACTAAGCTGGTGCTGAACGCTGTCAGCACCGGAGCTCACGTCTTAAAGGGGAAGATTTACCAGAACCACATGATCGACGTGCAGGTCACCAACAGCAAGCTCTACCGCAGGGCCGCACGTTTACTGCAG AGGCTGTCTGGTCGTCCGGAGTCCCAATGTGAGGAAGCTCTTCTGAAGTCTCTCTACCAAGTGGACAAGCTGACAACGGACGTTACATCCTGTGACGTAACCGGACACACACAAGTTGCCAGAGGCAGGACCACG GTGGTCCCCGTGGCTTTGCTCTGCTTGCTGACTGGTTGCTCTCTTGTGGAGGCGGAGTCTCACTTGAGGCAGCAGCCAATCGTCAGGGAGGCTGTGGAGGTGTGGCTGTCATAG
- the gckr gene encoding glucokinase regulatory protein isoform X1, which yields MAGSDWTCSSSAMREWESPDYEPSLPVSEKSNPSTKDIDRASAGGIVKMLQACDSQMFQEEAGETYQRLFSGGVVGTLVEVSKRVELILKDPQDSLVVLSGCGTSGRLAFLVASGFNRALRKLNHSSVYSYIIAGGDRALFSSQEAPEDDPRLGALSLKKACEGKRRVLFVGISCGLSAPFVAGQLDFCLRHPEVYTPVLVGFNPAHQARDEPIPGCTFTFRSVVQRMQELAKSQKAFIINPAVGPEAISGSSRMKGGSATKILLEVVLSAAHAAAFSRAPVAVDGLLQHTRSYERTVDVTYSQSEGIAALVEAAGRSLRCGGRVCYLGWGSLAVLGLIDASECNPTFGADFGDVQGFISGGYDELNNSEGPLTSLGPQFAISHEDFLDLVLPCLTDKDTVLLIYTHLDDVGKVSTLARRVREKTPNLHAVYHESDGDAASATQQYDISNLCLSTLKITWPQGGPVSESLLQMQWELSTKLVLNAVSTGAHVLKGKIYQNHMIDVQVTNSKLYRRAARLLQRLSGRPESQCEEALLKSLYQVDKLTTDVTSCDVTGHTQVARGRTTVVPVALLCLLTGCSLVEAESHLRQQPIVREAVEVWLS from the exons ATGGCAGGATCCGACTGGACGTGTAGTTCTTCCGCTATGCGTGAATGGGAG TCTCCAGATTACGAGCCTTCGCTTCCCGTTTCTGAGAAGTCGAACCCCTCGACGAAAGACATCGACCGAGCTTCAGCCGGGGGCATCGTGAAGATGCTACAGGCCTGTGACAGCCAGATGTTTCaagaggaggcaggagaaaCCTACCAG AGGCTTTTCAGTGGCGGAGTGGTGGGAACGTTAGTGGAGGTTTCTAAGAGGGTGGAGCTCATTCTGAAG GATCCCCAGGACAGCCTCGTCGTGCTGAGTGGTTGTGGCACTTCTGGTCGACTGGCTTTCCTCGTCGCG tcTGGCTTCAACAGAGCGCTAAGGAAGCTGAACCACAGCTCGGTCTACTCGTACATTATTGCAGGAGGAGACAG AGCTCTGTTTTCCTCTCAAGAGGCTCCTGAAGACGACCCCAGACTGGGCGCGCTCAGTCTGAAGAAG GCCTGCGAGGGAAAGAGGCGAGTCTTGTTCGTCGGCATTTCCTGTGGTTTATCC GCTCCGTTTGTGGCCGGACAGCTGGATTTCTGCCTGCGGCACCCTGAGGTCTACACTCCCGTCCTGGTCGGCTTCAACCCTGCACATCAGGCCAG GGATGAGCCCATACCCGGCTGCACGTTCACATTTCGCAGCGTGGTGCAGAGGATGCAAGAGCTCGCCAAAAGCCAAAAGGCCTTCATCATCAACCCAGCAGTTGGG ccAGAAGCCATCAGCGGCTCCTCCAGGATGAAAGGAGGCAGCGCCACGAAGATTCTCCTGGAAGTCGTCCTGTCTGCCGCTCACGCCGCCGCCTTCTCTCGCGCGCCCGTCGCAGTCGA TGGTCTTCTGCAGCACACGAGATCATACGAAAGGACCGTGGACGTCACATACTCTCAGAGCGAAGGGATAGCTGCTCTGGTGGAGGCAGCAGGACGGAG TCTGCGGTGCGGAGGCCGTGTGTGTTACCTGGGATGGGGCTCCTTAGCCGTTCTGGGCCTCATTGACGCCAGCGAGTGTAACCCGACGTTTGGAGCAG ACTTTGGAGATGTTCAAGGCTTCATCAGCGGAGGATACGATGAGCTGAACAATAGTGAAGGTCCATTGACGTCTCTG GGTCCTCAGTTTGCCATCTCACATGAGGACTTTCTAGATCTGGTCCTACCCTGTCTCACCGACAAGGACACCGTTCTACTGATCTACACGCACCTTG ACGATGTCGGTAAAGTGTCAACGCTGGCAcgcagagtgagagaaaagacaCCGAACCTCCATGCTGTTTATCACGAGTCTGATGGAGACGCTGCATCTGCTACGCAACaa TATGACATCAGTAACCTGTGTCTATCCACACTGAAGATCACTTGGCCTCAAGGAGGCCCTGTTTCAGAGAGCTTGCTACAGATG CAGTGGGAGCTGTCCACTAAGCTGGTGCTGAACGCTGTCAGCACCGGAGCTCACGTCTTAAAGGGGAAGATTTACCAGAACCACATGATCGACGTGCAGGTCACCAACAGCAAGCTCTACCGCAGGGCCGCACGTTTACTGCAG AGGCTGTCTGGTCGTCCGGAGTCCCAATGTGAGGAAGCTCTTCTGAAGTCTCTCTACCAAGTGGACAAGCTGACAACGGACGTTACATCCTGTGACGTAACCGGACACACACAAGTTGCCAGAGGCAGGACCACG GTGGTCCCCGTGGCTTTGCTCTGCTTGCTGACTGGTTGCTCTCTTGTGGAGGCGGAGTCTCACTTGAGGCAGCAGCCAATCGTCAGGGAGGCTGTGGAGGTGTGGCTGTCATAG
- the xkr6a gene encoding XK-related protein 6, producing the protein MAAQSDGGKAGVGCGGFAQLYDVDAEEPLDSAAIHICQCCRTSACYWGCRSACLGSLLGGGQSVGGVGIRETHCPPREQLWLDCLWIILALLVFFWDVGTDLCLAVDYYRRQDYLWFGLTLFFVLVPSVLVQILSFRWFVQDYTGGGLGEVEGLTKRGTVALGCLYPGRDRLQLITIWLWQATIHILQLGQVWRYIRTLYLGVMSRRQKEHQRRWYWAMMFEYADVNMLRLLETFLESAPQLVLQLCIMIQENRAETLQCISSLASLLSLAWVLASYHKLLRDSRDDQRSMSYRGALLHLFWRLFTISSRVLSLALFASLFHIYFGIFVVVHWCAMAFWVVHGGTDFCMSKWEEVLFNMVVGIVYIFCWFNVKEGRTRHRMVAYYTVVLAENTILTGLWYAYRDPVLTDSYAVPALCSVYLTFAGGVLVMLLYYGFLHPATAHLQPSPASSCCAQLLWGLPLPPSAPPTAPPTPAHMTKSQTEEDVAETCLPVFQVRSAPPTSKPEGPLIKIDMPRKRYPAWDAHYVDRRLRRTINILQYITPAAVGIRYRDGPLLYELLQYESSL; encoded by the exons ATGGCCGCGCAGTCGGACGGAGGCAAAGCCGGGGTCGGCTGCGGAGGCTTCGCCCAGCTGTACGATGTTGACGCCGAGGAGCCCCTGGACTCCGCCGCGATCCACATCTGTCAGTGCTGCCGCACCTCCGCGTGCTACTGGGGCTGCCGCTCAGCCTGCCTCGGCTCTCTACTCGGTGGGGGCCAGTCCGTCGGAGGGGTCGGCATCCGGGAGACTCACTGCCCTCCCCGGGAACAGCTGTGGCTGGACTGCCTCTGGATCATCCTCGccctcctcgtcttcttctgGGATGTTGGCACAGACCTGTGCCTGGCGGTGGACTACTACCGCAGGCAGGACTACCTCTGGTTTGGCCTCACTCTCTTCTTCGTGCTGGTGCCGTCGGTGCTGGTCCAGATTCTAAGTTTCCGCTGGTTCGTGCAGGACTACACGGGTGGGGGGCTCGGGGAGGTGGAGGGGCTGACCAAGCGGGGCACCGTGGCCCTGGGGTGCTTGTATCCCGGCAGGGACCGCCTGCAGCTGATCACCATCTGGCTGTGGCAGGCCACCATACACATCCTGCAGCTGGGGCAAGTGTGGAG GTACATCAGGACGCTGTACCTGGGCGTCATGTCGCGGCGGCAGAAGGAGCACCAGCGGCGGTGGTACTGGGCCATGATGTTCGAGTACGCCGACGTCAACATGCTGCGTCTGCTGGAGACCTTCCTGGAGTCCGCGCCTCAGCTGGTCCTGCAGCTCTGCATCATGATCCAGGAGAACCGAGCCGAGACGCTGCAGT GCATCTCCTCCCtcgcctccctcctctccctcgccTGGGTCCTGGCCTCCTACCACAAGCTGCTGCGGGACTCCCGCGACGACCAGCGCAGCATGAGCTACCGCGGGGCGCTGCTGCACCTCTTCTGGCGCCTCTTCACCATCTCGTCCCGCGTCCTCTCGCTGGCCCTCTTCGCCTCGCTCTTCCACATCTACTTCGGCATCTTCGTGGTGGTGCACTGGTGCGCCATGGCCTTCTGGGTGGTGCACGGCGGCACCGACTTCTGCATGTCCAAGTGGGAGGAGGTGCTCTTCAACATGGTGGTCGGCATCGTCTACATCTTCTGCTGGTTCAACGTGAAGGAGGGGCGCACGCGGCACCGGATGGTGGCGTACTACACCGTGGTGCTGGCCGAGAACACCATCCTCACTGGGTTGTG GTACGCGTACCGGGACCCGGTGCTGACCGACTCCTACGCCGTCCCAGCCCTGTGCAGCGTCTACCTGACGTTCGCCGGTGGCGTCCTGGTCATGCTCCTGTACTACGGCTTCCTGCACCCTGCCACCGCCCACCTCCAGCCGAGCCCCGCCTCATCCTGCTGCGCCCAGCTCCTCTGGGGGCTCCCGCTGCCCCCGTCGGCACCGCCCACCGCCCCGCCCACCCCGGCCCACATGACCAAGTCGCAGACGGAAGAGGATGTGGCCGAGACGTGTCTTCCCGTCTTCCAGGTGAGGTCCGCGCCCCCCACCTCCAAGCCAGAGGGGCCTCTTATAAAGATCGACATGCCCAGGAAGCGTTACCCGGCATGGGACGCCCACTACGTGGACAGGCGCCTGCGGAGGACGATAAACATCCTGCAGTACATAACGCCGGCCGCTGTGGGCATTCGCTACCGTGATGGACCCCTGCTGTATGAACTGTTGCAGTATGAGtcctcactctga
- the enpp4 gene encoding bis(5'-adenosyl)-triphosphatase enpp4, giving the protein MLLQILLGFLCGVGAMAAENDTAQQGPLPLLLVSFDGFRADYLQRFPMPNLKRLYSEGVLVKQLANVFITKTFPNHYSLVTGLYAESHGILASSMYDPVSHKHFHLNDTDPMWWDEAQPLWVTALDSGYKTAAMMWPGSEVAIRNRTATHFFKYNPAVTFEQRLGNVTDWILGNGKEQGAMFAALYWEEPDRTGHHFGPDNTSAMAKALKEVDDNIGLLMAELNRTGLWGHINVIITSDHGMAQCSADRLIRLDDCLHPDNYTLVDLTPVAALLPLKEPEAVFNLLKNCHAHMTAYLKKNIPDRLHYRNNERIQPIILIADEGWTIVQRGNKLPRLGDHGYDNSLPSMHPFLAAAGPSFRRGYELNSLHSVDVYPLMCRLLSVPPQPNNGTLSQARCMLTAESCSEVPLVVGLVVGVLISLSAFTVLFRFMSVRRRSGPRPFQRLQVDYDDDDDDPLLE; this is encoded by the exons ATGTTGCTTCAAATACTGCTGGGCTTCCTGTGCGGCGTCGGCGCCATGGCCGCGGAGAACGACACGGCTCAGCAGGGTCCcctgccgctgctgctggtgtCGTTCGACGGCTTCCGAGCCGACTACCTGCAGAGGTTCCCCATGCCCAACCTGAAGCGGCTGTACAGCGAAGGGGTCCTGGTGAAGCAGCTCGCCAACGTCTTCATCACCAAGACCTTTCCCAACCACTACAGCCTG gtgacgGGGCTGTACGCGGAGTCTCACGGCATCCTGGCCAGCAGCATGTACGACCCGGTCAGCCACAAGCACTTCCACCTCAACGACACCGACCCGATGTGGTGGGACGAGGCGCAGCCCCTCTGGGTCACGGCGCTGGACTCCGGCTACAAGACGGCGGCCATGATGTGGCCCGGCTCGGAGGTGGCCATCAGGAACCGCACCGCCACGCACTTCTTCAAGTACAACCCCGCCGTGACATTCGAGCAGCGGCTCGGGAACGTGACGGACTGGATATTGGGAAACGGAAAG GAGCAAGGAGCGATGTTTGCAGCTCTCTATTGGGAGGAGCCGGACCGAACGGGTCACCATTTTGGTCCTGACAACACCAGTGCCATGGCAAAGGCGTTAAAGGAG GTTGATGACAACATTGGCCTGCTGATGGCGGAGCTGAATCGGACGGGGCTCTGGGGTCACATCAACGTCATCATAACCAGCGACCACGGCATGGCCCAGTGCTCGGCCGACCGCCTCATACGGCTGGACGACTGCCTCCACCCGGACAATTACACGCTGGTGGACCTCACGCCCGTCGCAGCCCTCCTCCCACTCAAAG AACCAGAGGCCGTCTTCAATCTGCTAAAAAATTGCCACGCTCACATGACGGCGTACTTGAAGAAAAACATCCCCGATAGACTGCACTACCGGAACAATGAGCGCATCCAGCCGATCATATTGATCGCCGACGAGGGCTGGACCATAGTGCAGCGAGGGAACAAGCTGCCCAGAC TGGGCGATCACGGCTACGACAACTCCCTCCCCAGCATGCACCCATTCCTGGCGGCGGCAGGCCCCAGCTTCCGTCGGGGTTACGAACTCAACAGTTTACACAGCGTGGACGTGTACCCGCTCATGTGCCGCCTGTTGTCGGTGCCGCCGCAGCCCAACAACGGCACCCTGAGCCAGGCTCGGTGCATGCTGACTGCCGAGTCCTGCTCCGAGGTCCCGCTGGTGGTCGGCCTCGTCGTGGGCGTCTTAATATCGCTGAGCGCATTCACGG TTCTTTTCAGATTCATGTCCGTCCGCCGCCGTTCAGGGCCTCGTCCCTTCCAGAGGCTGCAGGTCGActacgacgacgacgacgacgacccCCTGTTGGAGTGA